A genome region from Megalobrama amblycephala isolate DHTTF-2021 linkage group LG18, ASM1881202v1, whole genome shotgun sequence includes the following:
- the LOC125253357 gene encoding granzyme K-like, with protein sequence MDVCRYLTVYHFLAFTFFKVAACSEVSIIGGKDVKKLQSWMVSIQKDQIHVCGGILIQNQWVLTSAQCEEKPITSVTVLIGSLSLSKASKGSQRVDILSYAKPQTFNARTKQDDIMLIKLKKKVKAKPKKIPKKEQDVPPGTKCVVTGWGTTNSNVMEPSDKLQMLEVTVVDRNQCSRDYKSDIVITKDMMCAGNKQEKSGTCWGDSGGPLECKKNMVGIVSGSRGCANPKKPTVYTFLSKKHISWINSILKKQFNSTTF encoded by the exons atatttgaCTGTGTATCACTTCCTGGCGTTCACCTTTTTCAAAGTAGCAG CTTGCTCTGAGGTGTCCATTATTGGAGGCAAAGATGTCAAAAAACTTCAATCGTGGATGGTGTCCATTCAGAAGGACCAGATCCATGTGTGTGGGGGAATCCTCATTCAAAACCAATGGGTTTTAACTTCAGCACAATGCGAAGA AAAACCCATTACATCTGTGACGGTTCTCATTGGATCTCTGTCTCTGAGTAAAGCGAGTAAAGGCTCTCAGCGCGTTGACATCCTCAGTTATGCGAAACCTCAAACATTCAATGCAAGGACTAAACAAGATGACATTATGCTCATTAAG ctaaaaaaaaaagtgaaagccAAACCCAAAAAAATCCCTAAAAAGGAACAAGATGTTCCACCTGGAACAAAATGTGTTGTGACAGGTTGGGGAACTACTAATTCTAATGTCATGGAACCTTCTGATAAACTGCAAATGTTAGAGGTGACAGTTGTGGACAGAAATCAGTGCAGCCGAGACTACAAGAGTGATATTGTGATCACCAAAGACATGATGTGTGCAGGAAACAAGCAGGAAAAGAGTGGCACCTGTTGG ggAGATTCCGGTGGACCTCTGGAATGTAAGAAAAACATGGTTGGAATAGTATCAGGGTCGAGAGGATGCGCTAATCCCAAGAAACCAACTGTGTACACATTTCTCTCCAAAAAACATATCTCCTGGATCAATAGCATACTGAAAAAACAATTCAACAGCACAACTTTTTAA